One genomic region from Chrysemys picta bellii isolate R12L10 chromosome 16, ASM1138683v2, whole genome shotgun sequence encodes:
- the LOC135975943 gene encoding zinc finger protein 501-like: MALKKVLRRAACTGSDLRLDSLCLPSGDGMVSENKETPQQEDAEQVEPHGMLSGRSKGNVSRSCALPEKEKACETQHRPEENFSSHSDLITCERINLEETRYICHECGKSFNGSSDLLTHQRIHRGEKPYMCSECGKSFTRSSHLIRHRSIHTGETPYKCSECGKSFNRRSSFIRHQRIHTGKKPYTCSECGKCFSYNSVLISHQRIHTGETPYICSECGKSFNQSSSFIRHRTIHTGWTPYTCSECGKCFSYRSALSTHQRIHTGDKPYGCSECGKRFMDNSALITHQRIHTGERPYMCSECGKSFNQRSNLIRHRTIHIGQTPYTCAECGKSFKQSSALITHQRIHTGDVPYTCSECGECFSYSSALISHQRIHSGETSYTCSECGKSFKQSSSLIRHQKIHA, from the exons ATGGCTCTGAAAAAAGTGCTCCGGAGAGctgcctgcacag GGAGTGACCTACGTCTGGATTCCCTCTGTCTCCCATCAGGTGACGGGATGGTGAGTGAGAACAAGGAGACACcccagcaggaagatgctgagcaagtaGAACCACATGGGATGTTATCAGGAAGATCCAAAGGGAATGTTTCCAGGAGTTGTGCACtcccagaaaaagaaaaagcctgtgagactcagcacaggccagaggaaAACTTCAGTAGCCACTCAGATCTTATTACATGCGAGAGAATCAACTTGGAAGAGACACGCTACATATgccatgagtgtgggaaaagcttcaatgggAGCTCTGACCTtctcacacatcagagaatccacaggggagagaaaccctacatgtgctctgagtgtgggaaaagcttcactcggagctcacaccttatcagacataggagcatccacacaggagaaacGCCCTACaaatgctctgagtgcgggaaaagcttcaatcggcGCTCAAGCTttattagacatcagagaattcacacaggaaaaaaaccctacacgtgctctgagtgtgggaaatgcTTCAGTTATAACTCAGTCCTCAtctcacatcagagaatccacacaggagagacaccctacatatgctctgagtgcgggaaaagcttcaatcagagctcaaGCTTTATTAGACATCGGACAATCCATACTGGATGGacaccctacacatgctctgagtgcgggaaatgCTTCAGTTATAGATCAGCCCTTAGcacacatcagagaattcacacaggTGACAAACCCTatggatgctctgagtgtgggaaacgctTCATGGATAATTCAGCCctcatcacacatcagagaatccacacaggagagagaccctacatgtgctctgagtgtgggaaaagcttcaatcagaggTCAAACCTTATCAGACATCGGACAATCCACATAGGACAGACGCCCTACACATgcgctgagtgtgggaaaagttttaagCAGAGCTCTGCCCtgatcacacatcagagaatccacacaggagatgtgccctacacatgctctgagtgtggggaaTGCTTCAGTTATAGCTCAGCCCTCAtctcacatcagagaatccacagtgGAGAGACGTcctacacgtgctctgagtgcgggaaaagcttcaagcAGAGCTCAagccttattagacatcagaaaatccacGCATGA